CTGAGTTTGAATTTACTGTGATGCCCTCATGCTGACTTCTGTTCTTTggtgtgtctgttgtttttattcgaACGCAGGATGGAGACATAATCGCACCTGAGCTGACTCCTCTGAAAACCAGTTGGTCGAACAACAACGAAGGCGAGGGTGACGAAGGTAGCAGTTCCAGAGCAGTAAACCATGCTGCTGTAAATGGACAACAGAAAGCCAAAATGCAGCTTTTTAAGTAAGAGGTAGAGAGCACATTTACCAAGCATCTGTTACACATTTGGTAGACGGGACAGTTTTGAGTGAAGATTGTATTTTTCTACAAAGTGAGTGTGTTGATGAGcaaagatttaaaatcattactTCTATTTGAAAACAATATTCACGCCAAAAAGTTTCATTTGAGAGGATTTGTGCAAGCATATTCCGGGACTGCACTCAGGGTTTTTATAGACagtattatttacatttttgttttagtttgataATTCTTAATTAGGTTTTATTTTGGACTcccctttcacatttttaagttgAGTTATTTATACATATCATGTATTTGCATCATGCACTATAGATCATGGTCAGTTCAGATGATTTATGTCCACATATTTCAGGGCAGTGTGTTTTCCCGTTGATGTGTTTCAGGGCATTCTTTTATTcagcttttaaaatacattaaatcaaaagttactttacatacatacaatttCTGACAATTCAagttaacatttgtttttatttgggaTTTTGATTTGAAGTGTGTTCTGGTTGAGTGTGtttataaaatactttatttattctttcagtAATTGGCTCAgcttgagtgtttttgtttaaaggttttttCACCTCATAGATCTTTGCAACATTTTAATGCCTGTTTTGTATACCATGTAAAATGTTTCCTCTTACCAGAATGTGGTGCAGTCTAATCAGTCTGTCCTGCCTTACAGctggtggttttgttttgcttgattgtataaaaaatattttttgagaGAATGTAAAGGGAAACCTACCAAAGGGTTTGAAGAGATCCTGTTAATGCTACTACTATTGAAAGGGgatgaaaacagtttgaaaataaaactctttgtCTCAGTCGTGTCCTCCTGTAACTAAAGTTTTTGAACACCAGAGAAAATCATGCATTTAGGTTAGACTAGGAAATGTTTTGAGTGGAAAGTTTAATCTTGTCTTCTTCAGACATCCAAATTTTCACTTAGTGCTTCCCTCCCCCCCTATATACATCAAGGTCATAGAAGCATTCAGGTTCATAAATAACTCCACTAGCTACACGGGTcctttttttataataaagGTTTATTCCTTcgagaagggttaaatctggggcgACTGTAGCtccatgaagatgtttcacccctcatccaagaggcttaTTCAGTTCTGAATTGAAtgatgacctggacgactgagaaccttcacagactccTTTATTATTGCAATATAAAAACCTGAATAAGAGTGGTGACCTTTCCAAATCTGTATATACATGTTGAATCATGAGGTAATGTAAGGTAATATAATATCATAGTTCCTTATAACTTTTCTCCTGCAGCttaacaaaacatcaaacaggCAAAATACTGACACTGTGTTACACCAAGAGtataattaaaaagaacaaatatgGTACATCAGTCCAAAAGTAAAAGGAAATGTGTGTAACCCCTAACCCAAAAAATATagttatttatacatttgtttgtattctttaaaaaaggaTTACTTTTTGTCTTGTCAGGTTATAGATGCAGGCATGTTAATGTTACAAATAGAGTACAGCTGACTTGATACATTTAGTATGTAGGTAGGTAGATAGTGCTTAAGGGATaacagtgttttctgttaatGCCTCTGACACTCAggttatacatatacatattaatTCCACATTggcatcaataaaaaaaaactaaaacaggcAAACTCAGTTTTAACAAACTCCTAATCGTAAGCTATCTAGACATTTTCAATCCAGTGGTAACCAAATCCAGTCATCAGCACCTCTGaagttcactaattaacacattctATCTTATTTGTTCAGTCTataacaaaaaaagcaaaggttAACAACAATTAGCTGTTTTACAAGGGAGGTCATGTGCGATTTGTGGAAAGCTAAGCTAATATCATTCTTCTCATCTAGCCAACTCTACGATATTAAGcaagcacatttcccaaaacCTTAAAACAATTGCTTTCACAATTTCTGAACAGACCTGGTAACGTATCTAAGGTAACTATGTTTATACATGTTGTTTAGGCATTCTGTACACATTATAAtcaaaaaagcatgaaaaatagggggaaaaaataagaGGAGGAACAGTTActagactgaaaacatttgggcAGTCCGGTCAAAATCAGTAAAATTTTCTGGCtgatgaagaaacatttttgcAGCAAGtgcttaaatagaaaaaaaaaacgccctTGTTAGGAGCCCTATCTTTGGCTGTACTGAGAAACAACTGGAGTGTTTCAGGGATGTAAACAGCACAGAGCCAGCAACACAGTGATGGTCAGTGATGAAATGCAGATGAACGGACTCCCTTTTATGCCATTTCTTCCATTCTGTAGGGATTAGCAAAACATCACATTATTGTTTCTCTGCAATTTGTGTAAATCCTAAAGCCACAGTTCTTTTTCTTAGATGATCACTGTGGTAAACAGCCAATTTGGCAGACTGGAGGTTGCAGAATCTTTCAACTCACTATGTTTTGCAATATAATGCTGAAAATAGTCTAGACTGGCTCAAACCTAGTACTGACCTGAGAGTCTctagtctgcagtgtggactaTCCCGGGCAttagacagcagcttcactcctgattCCTGCAGATTGTTcttactcaggtccagctcttgCAGATAAGATGGGTTGGACTTCAAAGCTGATGCCAGGAAAGCGCAGCCTTCATCAGTGACCCGACAGTGTTTCAACCTGCAGAGATTAGAGCTTTCATATAGAAGTACTTTCCCATTTTtgagacatacagtacaacCTACTATGTCAGCGGTCAATATTTTATGCCCCCCAAAACTGTCCAGTTTCTCCAAAAGTCATTTGGTTTGCAGATTTTGGGGTTTTggattaataaatatattaatgtgCAACAACAGAGATATCAGGGAGTCTTTATTTAACACAGACCGACAGCCCAGATACAATGTATCATTTCAAAAgcaaagcagacaaacaaagcaaTGAGGATCTCTTGTTctcaaaaaaacatctttttaacaAACCATTTCTTTTGTTCAAGTAGAGGAAAAAGagatttattacctcagtgtCTCTAGCCTACAATATTGACTCTCCaatccagcagacagcagcttcactcctgaatcctgtaGATCATTTTCACTCAGGTCAAGCTCTCTCAAGCTGGAAGGGTTGGACATTAAGGCTGAAGCCAGAGAAGCACAACAACTCTCTGACAACCAGCATCCCCTCAAtctaaataaaagaataaagtaGTTTAAAATTTAGAAAATTGTATTCTCAAAATcttcacaaacaaactaacaaaaacaaaaaaacaggaggaatCCGTGTTAAAAACATCCTCCTTCAACAAGGAAAATGGCACTACATTTCCCTTTGAACTATGTAAGGTAAGTAAGGTATGTATGTTCACCATCTCAATGCATGGTGGAGCTTTATCTGAAAGTATACTCAAGGTACCAAGAGTTCCAAAGATACCAAATATATGCAGTAAGGCTGAATATTGCATAATAGCCATATTTTTACTTGGTGCAACACTGCAGGGATAACACTGCATGGATAAATATTTGACCCAATATGAAAGTGTGGCTTCAATAAACAATTTGAATGGTACAGAATTCATTAAAGTGTTGCTTATACATTAATGATGCTAATATTGCTTTTTAACTTTGAATATTACTTTCTTATgtaatttgctttcttgttgagTTGAACATGAAAGGCTGTTCTGCTGAATCACTCTGTTATCTTTACACTGTCCACCATGGTTACATATTGTCAAAGCAACCAACGCCTTGtgaatttgttgttgtgtagctCACTGAGGTCCCTCCTGATTGTATTTGCATCTAACAGAAACAGCTCTACAATTCTGGCATCTGAATCTAATGAGAAATATTGGAATAAATTATGGTGATTTTTAACAGTTGATGCTATCTCAAGCTTACACACTGTATCATGTGTACTACAGTATACACAGATTAGGAAAACATACAATTCTAAATCCTGTTTGATGTACAAGTGAGATACAAACTACACAAATCAGGTGTAAAGCTAGTTTTGACCTTCAACTGTGAGATTACATTTAGAAGGAACACTTGGAATCAAGAGTTCATGaagttaataataatgataacaacaacatgttGTGACTTGAGAGTGAATGTTGTTTATCCCTTATtaattaaaggttcagtgtgtattcagtggcatctagtggtgaggctgcagatttcAATTAACTAAAGCCCACTCACCCTTCTTAGCATGTAAGAAACAATAGTGGAAACTAAAAACATGGTGGTGCAACATGACATACTCTTATatacttattttcaggtgattgtaccccattgaaaacatacttatcaatagatcctcctaaatgttacacactagacatttaatgtttttaaatatgtagCTTAACAATGCAGTATAAAATATGCATTAGGTTATAGCATGGTCAGTCTGGATCACAAGACTACTATCCTTACACTGATGTATCAGAATTAAAAGTCAGTGTAATACTGATTCAATATTCACATTATTTACAAACATAAAACGTAATAACTGACCTCAGAGCTTCAAGTCCACAATGTGGACTCTCCAGTGctgcacacagcagcttcactcctggATCCTGCAGATCATTATTACTCATTTCCAGCTCTCTCAGGCTGGAGGGGTTGGACTTGAGAGCCGAGGCCAAATCAGCACAGCAGTTTTCCGTAAGCCCACATCTATCAACCCTGTAGTTGTAGGATTAATATGAAATGTGATATGCAgtactaaataaaaacatgtgtgtgttcagtgagcATTTACAGATGGGAAAGGATTTGTCACATTACAAAATTTCATCCTCTTTGTTCAAATATTGTCCTGTCTCCTTAAATAGGAGGAATTAGTGCAAGGAAGTAAACACATGAGAGTCAAGTAGTGAGACATTGGGATATATTCTGCTTGTCTGATTGCCATCATGACAGATTTGACATGAGATTTCTAAAACTATGAAGCCATGACAGACAATCAGACTTGATGCCttggaatagaacttttgttttattgatcgCATCATCTTTACATTACGATCACATCATCTTCCAGGCACCACCTGCTAAGggaacaaacattttctcattaaaaagCTACAGGAATGAACTCACCTCAGAAACTTCAGTTTACACTGAGGATTCTCCAGTGCAGTAAACAGCAGATTTCCACCTGAatccttcagtttgtttttactcagGTCTAGCTCTCTCAtgtgggaggggttggacttcatAGCTGATGCCAGATGTGCACAACCGCTCTCTGACAGCCTGCAGCAACTTAATCTAGGTAAAGAATGTATATAATGAACATTTATGGATACAAAATCATCTCAACTACTGTTTCAATATCTAATTATAGATATTATAGAAGAGGGGTCGCCCcggtgcatatgtgtgtgtgtgtagtgtctgtCCCCTATGTAAGTCCAGGCGTGCGGTTGCCGCTGAAATATTGGGTCTCAGCTGAGGAGGTGTGGCCCCGATGAGCCTGGAAGCCGAGAGGATTGGGATTGGCACGACATCCCCTGCATCCTCTCCCAGCCGACCAATCCGTTGGGCACAATTGCCCTGGCCCgggcatttaaactgcagccgccTGAGCACCGTGGCGGCTTGACTtggattgtgtgtttgtaagcTCGCCTTGTTAGTAGAAATTATGAATGCTAACTTTGGTTAACTCGCTATTTGAGGaggttttgtttggtgtttaaTTACTGGGAgtgggcagggtttagttagtttatCGTACTGATTACACGTGAGAAGATTTCTGTTAGATtcattagttcaggggtgctgtttttgatgtgtgttttgttattagatattagatttagatagtgaggttttgGTTTTCAGCATAGAATAgcataggctctgtttagagttctctttttgttatatttgtttgttcttttaaacagcacttgctcgccctttgttccctcacctccttttgttaaaacaatttgaactttcatttaataaaatacctttgtttattaaccttaacatctggttttatgttacttcttcaTACCCAGGGGTATGAAGAAGTCTGGTAGTAACACACTGCATATAGGTCAGGACTTTGTGCTACCCCTTTGAGAGTAACCACAGTaatgatacaaaataaaacactgcacaaaGTTAAGAAAATGTCAAACCTCAGAGTCTCTAGTCTACAGTTTGAACTTTCTAGTCCAGTAGACAGCATCTTCAGTCCTGAATCCTTAAGATAGTTGTTGTTACTTAAGTCCAGCTCTTTCAAATGGGAAGAGGCGGTCTTCAGCGCTGATGCCAGAGAATCACAGCAACTTTCGGACAAACTGCAACCCTTCAGTCtgaaaaatatgattaaaaaaaacattgttaaaacacatatttttttggGTTTAAATCATTAGCTCAACATTGCTCTAATCATCACGCCTTGTTTCCATATTATTTATGTGGATCAAAATATCAGCCTTATCTggacataataataaaattcatataatatacaataatacacaatacagttagaagcagaaagaaattcacagagtctaagctcCATAGGAACAGGTCTTGTTATGCTATACTAGAGGACAGAAGAAGCataaggaaagaggagaaaaagtaATGAGTGAGCTGTCTGAAAGTTGTCTGACCTGAGAATCTTCagtctacagtttggactcttCAGTCCGACAGACAGTAACTTCACCCCTGAATCCAGCAGATAGTCATTTTCACTTAGATCCAGCACTCGCAGATGGGACGGGTTGGACATCAGAGCTGAGGACAGAACTTCACAATGCCACTCGGAGAGTCCACAGCCAGAGAGTCTTTAAGCACATAGTATTTAATGTAGAGTTAATTAAATTAGTAATATGAATACTATTATTATGTATATGATGTACTATGTAATCAGTAAAAAGTAATAACGATGACTGTTTGCTATCGGCACAGGCATAAGTAACTGAGTAACAGAAGTAGACTTGAGGTTATACTTGTGTGACAAAACATGCAAAGGTCATCTGATCTTGCATACTTAAAGGTCAATGCAATTGAAAGGAAACATCTGTATTTTCccgtgtttttgtgtctaatctggacaacattttctttaattgGTCCAGCATTTAGTGAAAGCACTGCAGCTGCAATATAATCCTTCTGGGCAAGTGCACACTATCAGTGTAACCTAAGTCCACTAAAAGTGCTTGCTTTTGCCACTGACAGGCTTGGATTGTTATTataagtgtctgacaacatttaTATGTTGTGACAGCAGTTATATTACAAttttcaaagccaccagacttcagttaaaaaaacaaataagtaaaaataaaatgtcttgtaTAATGTGTCTAGTCACTTAGACACAAAAAGATGGGAAAATCTTCTTGGGTCTAGGTTGAAAGTACATACAAATGTATGggaaactgaatattttcactGTCACAAAAATTGCAATAGGCATAAAGGTAGTTTTACATTACTGATATTCACATTTATACTTACTGAGCTTCTCTGCAGTTTCTCACAGCTGGGAGCAATCTCCGTCTCCCATCACCTGATGAGTTGTACTTCTTCAGGTCCAACACATCTAGAACCTCttctgacatctgcagcatgtaggcAAGAGCTGAGCAATGAGTCTTAGTGAGTTTCTTCTCAGATCTGCTGTCTGACTGCAGGTACTCTTGGATCTCCTGGTGCACTGAGTGGTCGTTCATCTCCATCAaacagtggaagatgttgatgcttctgtcaggagagatatcATAAGCATTCGTCTTCTTCAGGTTCTCTATTGCTCTCTGGATGCTTTCTGGACTGCATGCTCTCCAACCTAACAGATCTCCTAAAAGACGACGGTTGGACTCCAATAACAGGCCATGAAGGAAGCGCACAAAGAGGTCCAGGTGTCCATTTCCACTGTTCAGAGATTTGTTCACAACTTTGCTGAGGAAGTTATCCAGACCTGAGTCACTGCTATTTCTATCCCAGTCCTCTTCCAAGAATGTCACCAGAACTTCTATGTCCTTGTTCAGGTAACAGTGGACCATGTAGACAGCAGCAAGGAACTCCTGAATACTTAAATGAACAAAGCAGTAAATCATTTTTTGAAACAGTACACACTCTTGTCTGAAGATCTCTGTGCACAGTCCTGAGAAAACTAATGCTTGTTTGACATCAAGACCACATCGCTCCAAgtcttcttggtagaacatgatgttCCCTTTTTCCAGATGTTCGAACGCAAGTCTTCCCAATTTCAGAAGATCTTCTGTGTCAGTCTGCAACAGCTCCTGTTGGATCATTTCATGCTCCTTATCATACTTCTGTGCCTTCCTCTTGAACTGAACCAGCAGAAAGTGTGAGTACATCTCAGTTAAAGTCTTGGGAAGCTCTTTTTTGGACGTAGTCAACATGTGctccagaactgtagcagtgatccaaCAGAAAACAGGGATGTGACACATAATGTGGAGGCTCCTGGATGCCTTGATATGTGAGATGATTTCGCCGTTCACTGACTCATTGTTGAatctcctcctgaagtactcctccttctgagGGTCAGTGAATCCTCGCACTTCTGTTACCCTATCAATATACGAAGGAGGGATCTGAtgggctgctgcaggtctggaagttATCCAAAGGAGAGCTAAGGGAAGCAGATTTCCCTTGATGAGGTTTGTCAACAGCACATTGACTGATGACGTCTGGGTGACATCAGATACAACTTCATTGTTCAGAAAATCCAACAAAAGcctgctttcatccaggccATCAAAGATGAACAAAACTTTACAGAGAGCAAGGCTTTCTGCTGTGACCATTTGTAGTGTTGGATGAAAATCATGAAGCAGCCTCAGAAGACTATACTGCTCCTCTTTAATCAAGTTCATCTCCCGGAAAGAAAGCAGAACCACAAGGCTGACATCTTGATTTTCCAAACCATCTGCCCAGTCAAGAGTGAACTTCtgcactgagaaggtttttccGATGCCGGCAATGCCATTAGTCAAAACTAGTCTGATGAATCTCTTTTGGCCAGGGTGGATCTTAAAGATATCATGGCATTTGACTGGAGTGCCGTGCAGGGTCTCCATTTTGGAAACTGTCTCAAGTTGCCATACTTCATGTTGGATATTAATGCTTTCACATTGCCCTTCAGTGATGTAAAGCTCAGTGTAGATCCTATTCAGGTGGGTTTGAGGTTCTGCTTCAGCAGTTCCTTCTATTGCAAATTCACATCTTCTTCTGAGACTCATCTTGTGATTGTCTACGACCTCCTGCAGACTGCAGGCAGAAACTGAAAGATGCACAGAAAAAGAATTAATAGGGTTGAAGGAATGTAGATGCCTGTCCCCGTTACATGACTATCACATCCAGCCACTCCCTCCTGCCACCATCAGCCCTTAGCattgctctccctctctgtctatctctctgtctgtctccatcccCTGCTTGCCTCTCCCAGGCTATATACTTTCCTCTAACTTCCAAAATCTACCATCCACAAGCTGTCCACCAGATGCCCTCTGACTTTTTCTCCTGTCTCACTCCCACTTTCAGCCACTACCTTCTGACATGcatccttcctctctttgtcgtcttgtgcatttgtgtttgagtcacctgtacctgtctgtctgtctgtctgtctgtctgtctgtctgtaatggAAAACCAACACCTTTTCGCTGGAATCTGTGCCTAAACTCACTTGCTTGACAATGTtagcataaataataaatgattaatgaaaAACAGTGTGTCTGTAGCAACacaagatgttttgttttagaaataGTATACACTTACTTGGTTCAGTGCATTTTTGACTGGGCATCTGTAGTTCAGGAGTTTTTCTGGATCTTTTCCCACACTGGCAACATGCAAAGCATTGCCTGCAATGTCCACAGCTGGTAGACCATGGATCCCTCAGCACCTCCTGGCATAAAGTACAGCATGAAGGCTGGTCCTGAATAACACCActtgtcctttttctttctctgtgaagAAGAAGGTATTTACTCAAAACTTGATAATGGGTAAATTGTCAAATCACATCAAGTTGTGTGTGAATTTTCGATGAATTTTAATAGCGTTCATGTTCATTGAATGTTGTGTATCTCAGGACAGGAAGGTTTGTGAGTGCTCTGAACTGAAGCTTTATAAAACTGGATTAGCCATAATTACAAGCAGTTAATTTTCTGTCTGAAGGTGTGTGAAGCATGTTGATTTGCTATTAAAGCCTGAAGTCATCATAAGCACACAGCTGCATAACAATGAGTCTTATAGTCATATATTATGTGAAAACAAGTCTGTCTTCTGTTGTAAATGTGAGCATTTACTTTACAGTGTcttgttggtttttatttttcatttgcgTCCATGTAGAGATAGGCTCTTACTTTGTGTTGAATGGCCCAGGATCATTACTGAACATGAGAGGATTCTCTTTGGACTGGTCACTCTTCAaggacagacagctggatactGAAGACTCTGCTCTGCCCTCCTCGTTCCTCATCTGTGGTCTATCAGGAAAGTGCGGCATCCATTTAGAGATCAAAGTAAACATGTAATATcaatttttcaataaaaataacattcagCTCAGATTATTTTAGCATTACAAATGTTCTCAATGTTATTTACAAAAATCAGTATGCAGGTGGGTTTggacatgaaatgtgttttcctctattatcattatattattgCACTGTTGCCTTATTCAGCCATAGTGTTGCTATGTTATAAAACCAATGAAGacaatgttgaaaaaaaaaaaacattacttattTATTCCACAAGAAGATTAAAGAGAACTCTTACTTTGTGTGCAAACATCCATGTTCATTGCTGAACAAAAGAGGATTCTCTTTGGACTGGTCACTCTTCAGggacagacagctggatactggagactctgctctgccCTCCTCGTTCCTCATCTTTGGTCTAACGGGAAAGTC
The sequence above is drawn from the Larimichthys crocea isolate SSNF chromosome XV, L_crocea_2.0, whole genome shotgun sequence genome and encodes:
- the LOC104927489 gene encoding NACHT, LRR and PYD domains-containing protein 12 isoform X1; its protein translation is MAYKESAVDGRPDMSVCGKDEEGRAASPVSSCLSLKSDKSKEIPLLFSNEHGRLHTQPKMRNEEGRAESPVSSCLSLKSDQSKENPLLFSNEHGCLHTKPQMRNEEGRAESSVSSCLSLKSDQSKENPLMFSNDPGPFNTKERKRTSGVIQDQPSCCTLCQEVLRDPWSTSCGHCRQCFACCQCGKRSRKTPELQMPSQKCTEPISACSLQEVVDNHKMSLRRRCEFAIEGTAEAEPQTHLNRIYTELYITEGQCESINIQHEVWQLETVSKMETLHGTPVKCHDIFKIHPGQKRFIRLVLTNGIAGIGKTFSVQKFTLDWADGLENQDVSLVVLLSFREMNLIKEEQYSLLRLLHDFHPTLQMVTAESLALCKVLFIFDGLDESRLLLDFLNNEVVSDVTQTSSVNVLLTNLIKGNLLPLALLWITSRPAAAHQIPPSYIDRVTEVRGFTDPQKEEYFRRRFNNESVNGEIISHIKASRSLHIMCHIPVFCWITATVLEHMLTTSKKELPKTLTEMYSHFLLVQFKRKAQKYDKEHEMIQQELLQTDTEDLLKLGRLAFEHLEKGNIMFYQEDLERCGLDVKQALVFSGLCTEIFRQECVLFQKMIYCFVHLSIQEFLAAVYMVHCYLNKDIEVLVTFLEEDWDRNSSDSGLDNFLSKVVNKSLNSGNGHLDLFVRFLHGLLLESNRRLLGDLLGWRACSPESIQRAIENLKKTNAYDISPDRSINIFHCLMEMNDHSVHQEIQEYLQSDSRSEKKLTKTHCSALAYMLQMSEEVLDVLDLKKYNSSGDGRRRLLPAVRNCREAQLSGCGLSEWHCEVLSSALMSNPSHLRVLDLSENDYLLDSGVKLLSVGLKSPNCRLKILRLKGCSLSESCCDSLASALKTASSHLKELDLSNNNYLKDSGLKMLSTGLESSNCRLETLRLSCCRLSESGCAHLASAMKSNPSHMRELDLSKNKLKDSGGNLLFTALENPQCKLKFLRVDRCGLTENCCADLASALKSNPSSLRELEMSNNDLQDPGVKLLCAALESPHCGLEALRLRGCWLSESCCASLASALMSNPSSLRELDLSENDLQDSGVKLLSAGLESQYCRLETLRLKHCRVTDEGCAFLASALKSNPSYLQELDLSKNNLQESGVKLLSNARDSPHCRLETLRMEEMA
- the LOC104927489 gene encoding NACHT, LRR and PYD domains-containing protein 12 isoform X3 — its product is MRNEEGRAESPVSSCLSLKSDQSKENPLLFSNEHGCLHTKPQMRNEEGRAESSVSSCLSLKSDQSKENPLMFSNDPGPFNTKERKRTSGVIQDQPSCCTLCQEVLRDPWSTSCGHCRQCFACCQCGKRSRKTPELQMPSQKCTEPISACSLQEVVDNHKMSLRRRCEFAIEGTAEAEPQTHLNRIYTELYITEGQCESINIQHEVWQLETVSKMETLHGTPVKCHDIFKIHPGQKRFIRLVLTNGIAGIGKTFSVQKFTLDWADGLENQDVSLVVLLSFREMNLIKEEQYSLLRLLHDFHPTLQMVTAESLALCKVLFIFDGLDESRLLLDFLNNEVVSDVTQTSSVNVLLTNLIKGNLLPLALLWITSRPAAAHQIPPSYIDRVTEVRGFTDPQKEEYFRRRFNNESVNGEIISHIKASRSLHIMCHIPVFCWITATVLEHMLTTSKKELPKTLTEMYSHFLLVQFKRKAQKYDKEHEMIQQELLQTDTEDLLKLGRLAFEHLEKGNIMFYQEDLERCGLDVKQALVFSGLCTEIFRQECVLFQKMIYCFVHLSIQEFLAAVYMVHCYLNKDIEVLVTFLEEDWDRNSSDSGLDNFLSKVVNKSLNSGNGHLDLFVRFLHGLLLESNRRLLGDLLGWRACSPESIQRAIENLKKTNAYDISPDRSINIFHCLMEMNDHSVHQEIQEYLQSDSRSEKKLTKTHCSALAYMLQMSEEVLDVLDLKKYNSSGDGRRRLLPAVRNCREAQLSGCGLSEWHCEVLSSALMSNPSHLRVLDLSENDYLLDSGVKLLSVGLKSPNCRLKILRLKGCSLSESCCDSLASALKTASSHLKELDLSNNNYLKDSGLKMLSTGLESSNCRLETLRLSCCRLSESGCAHLASAMKSNPSHMRELDLSKNKLKDSGGNLLFTALENPQCKLKFLRVDRCGLTENCCADLASALKSNPSSLRELEMSNNDLQDPGVKLLCAALESPHCGLEALRLRGCWLSESCCASLASALMSNPSSLRELDLSENDLQDSGVKLLSAGLESQYCRLETLRLKHCRVTDEGCAFLASALKSNPSYLQELDLSKNNLQESGVKLLSNARDSPHCRLETLRMEEMA
- the LOC104927489 gene encoding NACHT, LRR and PYD domains-containing protein 12 isoform X2 codes for the protein MAGRPDMSVCGKDEEGRAASPVSSCLSLKSDKSKEIPLLFSNEHGRLHTQPKMRNEEGRAESPVSSCLSLKSDQSKENPLLFSNEHGCLHTKPQMRNEEGRAESSVSSCLSLKSDQSKENPLMFSNDPGPFNTKERKRTSGVIQDQPSCCTLCQEVLRDPWSTSCGHCRQCFACCQCGKRSRKTPELQMPSQKCTEPISACSLQEVVDNHKMSLRRRCEFAIEGTAEAEPQTHLNRIYTELYITEGQCESINIQHEVWQLETVSKMETLHGTPVKCHDIFKIHPGQKRFIRLVLTNGIAGIGKTFSVQKFTLDWADGLENQDVSLVVLLSFREMNLIKEEQYSLLRLLHDFHPTLQMVTAESLALCKVLFIFDGLDESRLLLDFLNNEVVSDVTQTSSVNVLLTNLIKGNLLPLALLWITSRPAAAHQIPPSYIDRVTEVRGFTDPQKEEYFRRRFNNESVNGEIISHIKASRSLHIMCHIPVFCWITATVLEHMLTTSKKELPKTLTEMYSHFLLVQFKRKAQKYDKEHEMIQQELLQTDTEDLLKLGRLAFEHLEKGNIMFYQEDLERCGLDVKQALVFSGLCTEIFRQECVLFQKMIYCFVHLSIQEFLAAVYMVHCYLNKDIEVLVTFLEEDWDRNSSDSGLDNFLSKVVNKSLNSGNGHLDLFVRFLHGLLLESNRRLLGDLLGWRACSPESIQRAIENLKKTNAYDISPDRSINIFHCLMEMNDHSVHQEIQEYLQSDSRSEKKLTKTHCSALAYMLQMSEEVLDVLDLKKYNSSGDGRRRLLPAVRNCREAQLSGCGLSEWHCEVLSSALMSNPSHLRVLDLSENDYLLDSGVKLLSVGLKSPNCRLKILRLKGCSLSESCCDSLASALKTASSHLKELDLSNNNYLKDSGLKMLSTGLESSNCRLETLRLSCCRLSESGCAHLASAMKSNPSHMRELDLSKNKLKDSGGNLLFTALENPQCKLKFLRVDRCGLTENCCADLASALKSNPSSLRELEMSNNDLQDPGVKLLCAALESPHCGLEALRLRGCWLSESCCASLASALMSNPSSLRELDLSENDLQDSGVKLLSAGLESQYCRLETLRLKHCRVTDEGCAFLASALKSNPSYLQELDLSKNNLQESGVKLLSNARDSPHCRLETLRMEEMA